In a genomic window of Carettochelys insculpta isolate YL-2023 chromosome 19, ASM3395843v1, whole genome shotgun sequence:
- the LOC142023023 gene encoding aldehyde dehydrogenase family 3 member A2-like isoform X1, with protein MAEAKLRVERARAAFRAGRARSPGFRLQQLRALERMVEEKQREIAAALKADLNKNEYNAFSYEILGTLGEIALMVDQLHTWAAPKPVAKNILTLTDDVYIHYEPLGVVLVIGSWNYPFALVMQPLIGAIAAGNAVVIKPSEISANTAKLMAELIPQYIDKDLYPVITGGVTETTELLKERFDHIFYTGNSQVGKIVMEAAARHLTPVTLELGGKSPCYIDKDCNLEVACRRIAWGKYMNCGQTCIAPDYILCEQSIQNKVVENIKKTLKEFHGEDIKQSPDYERIVNKHHFKRLLSLLEGQKIAYGGETDEATCFIAPTILTDVSPDSRIMQEEIFGPLLPIVTIKSAAEAIQFINQREKPLAFYLFSNDKKLIKRMISETSSGGVTANDVLMHFTLPDLPFGGVGYSGMGAYHGRHSFETFSHRRSCLIKSLKMENMNKIRYPPNSKKKVAWAKFFLLTRFNKGRVGLVALALLGVLLAVVIKHLTHPKPLTSSEALFQFSRTR; from the exons ATGGCTGAGGCGAAGCTGCGGGTGGAGCGGGCGCGGGCGGCCTTCCGCGCGGGCAGGGCCCGCTCCCCGGGCTTCCGCCTGCAGCAGCTGCGGGCGCTGGAGCGGATGGTGGAGGAGAAGCAGCGGGAGATCGCGGCCGCCCTGAAGGCGGATCTGAATAAG AATGAATACAATGCATTCAGTTATGAGATTTTGGGGACTTTGGGAGAAATTGCCTTGATGGTAGACCAGCTTCACACCTGGGCTGCCCCTAAACCTGTTGCAAAGAATATACTGACACTGACTGATGACGTCTACATCCACTATGAACCATTGGGAGTGGTCCTGGTTATTGGAAGTTGGAACTACCCCTTTGCCCTGGTTATGCAGCCTCTAATAGGGGCCATTGCAGCAG GAAATGCTGTAGTGATCAAACCATCAGAGATAAGTGCAAATACAGCAAAACTTATGGCTGAGCTGATCCCGCAGTATATTGACAAG GACCTGTACCCAGTTATTACTGGAGGGGTCACGGAAACAACAGAGCTGCTGAAGGAGAGGTTTGATCACATCTTCTATACCGGGAATTCTCAAGTGGGCAAAATTGTCATGGAAGCTGctgccaggcacctcaccccagTCACTCTTGAACTTGGTGGAAAAAGTCCATGTTATATTGATAAGGACTGCAATCTCGAAGTTGCATGCAG GCGGATCGCATGGGGGAAGTATATGAACTGTGGTCAGACCTGCATTGCGCCCGATTACATCCTCTGTGAGCAGTCCATCCAGAACAAAGTGGtggagaacatcaaaaagacaCTAAAG GAATTCCATGGGGAAGATATAAAACAATCTCCGGATTATGAGAGGATTGTCAATAAGCACCACTTTAAAAGACTCCTGAGTCTGCTGGAAGGACAGAAAATAGCCTATGGAGGAGAGACTGATGAGGCGACATGCTTTATAG CCCCAACGATACTCACTGATGTTAGCCCAGATTCCAGGATCATGCAAGAAGAGATTTTTGGCCCCCTCCTTCCAATCGTGACGATAAAGAGTGCGGCTGAAGCAATCCAGTTCATAAATCAGCGAGAGAAGCCACTGGCCTTTTATTTATTCTCCAATGATAAAAAG CTGATCAAAAGGATGATATCAGAGACCTCCAGCGGTGGGGTCACTGCAAACGACGTCCTCATGCACTTCACTCTCCCAGACCTGCCCTTCGGGGGAGTTG GGTACAGTGGAATGGGTGCCTACCATGGCAGACACAGCTTTGAGACCTTCTCCCACCGCCGCTCCTGCTTAATTAAGTCTCTGAAGATGGAAAACATGAACAAAATCCGGTACCCACCCAACAGTAAGAAGAAGGTGGCCTGGGCCAAGTTCTTCCTTTTGACGCGGTTTAACAAAGGTCGGGTGGGGCTGGTGGCCCTGGCCTTGCTGGGAGTCCTACTGGCTGTGGTGATAAAG
- the LOC142023023 gene encoding aldehyde dehydrogenase family 3 member A2-like isoform X2 produces MAEAKLRVERARAAFRAGRARSPGFRLQQLRALERMVEEKQREIAAALKADLNKNEYNAFSYEILGTLGEIALMVDQLHTWAAPKPVAKNILTLTDDVYIHYEPLGVVLVIGSWNYPFALVMQPLIGAIAAGNAVVIKPSEISANTAKLMAELIPQYIDKDLYPVITGGVTETTELLKERFDHIFYTGNSQVGKIVMEAAARHLTPVTLELGGKSPCYIDKDCNLEVACRRIAWGKYMNCGQTCIAPDYILCEQSIQNKVVENIKKTLKEFHGEDIKQSPDYERIVNKHHFKRLLSLLEGQKIAYGGETDEATCFIAPTILTDVSPDSRIMQEEIFGPLLPIVTIKSAAEAIQFINQREKPLAFYLFSNDKKLIKRMISETSSGGVTANDVLMHFTLPDLPFGGVGYSGMGAYHGRHSFETFSHRRSCLIKSLKMENMNKIRYPPNSKKKVAWAKFFLLTRFNKGRVGLVALALLGVLLAVVIKRPSFH; encoded by the exons ATGGCTGAGGCGAAGCTGCGGGTGGAGCGGGCGCGGGCGGCCTTCCGCGCGGGCAGGGCCCGCTCCCCGGGCTTCCGCCTGCAGCAGCTGCGGGCGCTGGAGCGGATGGTGGAGGAGAAGCAGCGGGAGATCGCGGCCGCCCTGAAGGCGGATCTGAATAAG AATGAATACAATGCATTCAGTTATGAGATTTTGGGGACTTTGGGAGAAATTGCCTTGATGGTAGACCAGCTTCACACCTGGGCTGCCCCTAAACCTGTTGCAAAGAATATACTGACACTGACTGATGACGTCTACATCCACTATGAACCATTGGGAGTGGTCCTGGTTATTGGAAGTTGGAACTACCCCTTTGCCCTGGTTATGCAGCCTCTAATAGGGGCCATTGCAGCAG GAAATGCTGTAGTGATCAAACCATCAGAGATAAGTGCAAATACAGCAAAACTTATGGCTGAGCTGATCCCGCAGTATATTGACAAG GACCTGTACCCAGTTATTACTGGAGGGGTCACGGAAACAACAGAGCTGCTGAAGGAGAGGTTTGATCACATCTTCTATACCGGGAATTCTCAAGTGGGCAAAATTGTCATGGAAGCTGctgccaggcacctcaccccagTCACTCTTGAACTTGGTGGAAAAAGTCCATGTTATATTGATAAGGACTGCAATCTCGAAGTTGCATGCAG GCGGATCGCATGGGGGAAGTATATGAACTGTGGTCAGACCTGCATTGCGCCCGATTACATCCTCTGTGAGCAGTCCATCCAGAACAAAGTGGtggagaacatcaaaaagacaCTAAAG GAATTCCATGGGGAAGATATAAAACAATCTCCGGATTATGAGAGGATTGTCAATAAGCACCACTTTAAAAGACTCCTGAGTCTGCTGGAAGGACAGAAAATAGCCTATGGAGGAGAGACTGATGAGGCGACATGCTTTATAG CCCCAACGATACTCACTGATGTTAGCCCAGATTCCAGGATCATGCAAGAAGAGATTTTTGGCCCCCTCCTTCCAATCGTGACGATAAAGAGTGCGGCTGAAGCAATCCAGTTCATAAATCAGCGAGAGAAGCCACTGGCCTTTTATTTATTCTCCAATGATAAAAAG CTGATCAAAAGGATGATATCAGAGACCTCCAGCGGTGGGGTCACTGCAAACGACGTCCTCATGCACTTCACTCTCCCAGACCTGCCCTTCGGGGGAGTTG GGTACAGTGGAATGGGTGCCTACCATGGCAGACACAGCTTTGAGACCTTCTCCCACCGCCGCTCCTGCTTAATTAAGTCTCTGAAGATGGAAAACATGAACAAAATCCGGTACCCACCCAACAGTAAGAAGAAGGTGGCCTGGGCCAAGTTCTTCCTTTTGACGCGGTTTAACAAAGGTCGGGTGGGGCTGGTGGCCCTGGCCTTGCTGGGAGTCCTACTGGCTGTGGTGATAAAG AGACCCAGTTTCCATTGA
- the LOC142023023 gene encoding aldehyde dehydrogenase family 3 member A2-like isoform X3, which yields MAEAKLRVERARAAFRAGRARSPGFRLQQLRALERMVEEKQREIAAALKADLNKNEYNAFSYEILGTLGEIALMVDQLHTWAAPKPVAKNILTLTDDVYIHYEPLGVVLVIGSWNYPFALVMQPLIGAIAAGNAVVIKPSEISANTAKLMAELIPQYIDKDLYPVITGGVTETTELLKERFDHIFYTGNSQVGKIVMEAAARHLTPVTLELGGKSPCYIDKDCNLEVACRRIAWGKYMNCGQTCIAPDYILCEQSIQNKVVENIKKTLKEFHGEDIKQSPDYERIVNKHHFKRLLSLLEGQKIAYGGETDEATCFIAPTILTDVSPDSRIMQEEIFGPLLPIVTIKSAAEAIQFINQREKPLAFYLFSNDKKLIKRMISETSSGGVTANDVLMHFTLPDLPFGGVGYSGMGAYHGRHSFETFSHRRSCLIKSLKMENMNKIRYPPNSKKKVAWAKFFLLTRFNKGRVGLVALALLGVLLAVVIKVAYS from the exons ATGGCTGAGGCGAAGCTGCGGGTGGAGCGGGCGCGGGCGGCCTTCCGCGCGGGCAGGGCCCGCTCCCCGGGCTTCCGCCTGCAGCAGCTGCGGGCGCTGGAGCGGATGGTGGAGGAGAAGCAGCGGGAGATCGCGGCCGCCCTGAAGGCGGATCTGAATAAG AATGAATACAATGCATTCAGTTATGAGATTTTGGGGACTTTGGGAGAAATTGCCTTGATGGTAGACCAGCTTCACACCTGGGCTGCCCCTAAACCTGTTGCAAAGAATATACTGACACTGACTGATGACGTCTACATCCACTATGAACCATTGGGAGTGGTCCTGGTTATTGGAAGTTGGAACTACCCCTTTGCCCTGGTTATGCAGCCTCTAATAGGGGCCATTGCAGCAG GAAATGCTGTAGTGATCAAACCATCAGAGATAAGTGCAAATACAGCAAAACTTATGGCTGAGCTGATCCCGCAGTATATTGACAAG GACCTGTACCCAGTTATTACTGGAGGGGTCACGGAAACAACAGAGCTGCTGAAGGAGAGGTTTGATCACATCTTCTATACCGGGAATTCTCAAGTGGGCAAAATTGTCATGGAAGCTGctgccaggcacctcaccccagTCACTCTTGAACTTGGTGGAAAAAGTCCATGTTATATTGATAAGGACTGCAATCTCGAAGTTGCATGCAG GCGGATCGCATGGGGGAAGTATATGAACTGTGGTCAGACCTGCATTGCGCCCGATTACATCCTCTGTGAGCAGTCCATCCAGAACAAAGTGGtggagaacatcaaaaagacaCTAAAG GAATTCCATGGGGAAGATATAAAACAATCTCCGGATTATGAGAGGATTGTCAATAAGCACCACTTTAAAAGACTCCTGAGTCTGCTGGAAGGACAGAAAATAGCCTATGGAGGAGAGACTGATGAGGCGACATGCTTTATAG CCCCAACGATACTCACTGATGTTAGCCCAGATTCCAGGATCATGCAAGAAGAGATTTTTGGCCCCCTCCTTCCAATCGTGACGATAAAGAGTGCGGCTGAAGCAATCCAGTTCATAAATCAGCGAGAGAAGCCACTGGCCTTTTATTTATTCTCCAATGATAAAAAG CTGATCAAAAGGATGATATCAGAGACCTCCAGCGGTGGGGTCACTGCAAACGACGTCCTCATGCACTTCACTCTCCCAGACCTGCCCTTCGGGGGAGTTG GGTACAGTGGAATGGGTGCCTACCATGGCAGACACAGCTTTGAGACCTTCTCCCACCGCCGCTCCTGCTTAATTAAGTCTCTGAAGATGGAAAACATGAACAAAATCCGGTACCCACCCAACAGTAAGAAGAAGGTGGCCTGGGCCAAGTTCTTCCTTTTGACGCGGTTTAACAAAGGTCGGGTGGGGCTGGTGGCCCTGGCCTTGCTGGGAGTCCTACTGGCTGTGGTGATAAAG GTGGCTTAttcctga